One genomic segment of Hevea brasiliensis isolate MT/VB/25A 57/8 chromosome 3, ASM3005281v1, whole genome shotgun sequence includes these proteins:
- the LOC110641084 gene encoding trihelix transcription factor GT-3b → MERHHHQHQVSVNVDTDRFPQWSIQETKHFLMIRAELDRTFMETKRNKLLWQVISNKMKEKGFHRSAEQCKCKWKNLVTRYKGCETMEPESLRQQFPFYSELQAIFAARMQRMLWAEAEGAAGGSKKKAVHLSSDEEEDNEESEGEKGSIRKKKKGKSTKKNSGGGSGSGHSNNIREVLEDFMKQQMQMEMQWREAFEARENERRMKEMEWRQTMEALENERIMMDRTWREREEQRRMREEARAEKKDALITALLNKLRREEI, encoded by the exons ATGGAAAGGCATCATCATCAGCATCAAGTCAGTGTTAACGTTGATACTGATAGGTTTCCTCAATGGAGCATTCAAGAAACGAAGCATTTCTTGATGATTCGAGCAGAACTAGATCGAACTTTCATGGAGACCAAAAGAAACAAGCTTCTTTGGCAAGTGATCTCTAACAAAATGAAAGAAAAGGGCTTTCATCGCAGTGCAGAACAGTGCAAGTGCAAGTGGAAAAACCTCGTTACTCGTTACAAG GGATGTGAAACGATGGAACCTGAATCTTTGAGACAACAATTCCCATTTTATAGTGAGTTGCAAGCGATTTTCGCAGCAAGGATGCAAAGAATGTTATGGGCTGAAGCAGAAGGAGCAGCAGGCGGGTCTAAAAAGAAAGCGGTGCATCTATCTTCCGATGAGGAAGAAGATAACGAAGAAAGTGAGGGAGAGAAGGGAAGcataagaaagaagaaaaaggggaAAAGCACTAAGAAAAACAGCGGCGGCGGTAGCGGCAGTGGACATAGTAATAACATAAGGGAGGTTTTGGAGGATTTCATGAAGCAACAGATGCAAATGGAAATGCAATGGAGAGAAGCGTTTGAAGCTCGGGAGAATGAGAGAAGGATGAAGGAGATGGAGTGGAGACAGACGATGGAAGCATTAGAGAATGAGAGGATAATGATGGACAGGACGTGGAGAGAGCGAGAAGAACAAAGAAGAATGAGAGAAGAAGCTAGGGCAGAGAAGAAGGACGCACTAATCACAGCACTTCTAAACAAGCTTAGAAGAGAAGAAATTTAA